From a single Apium graveolens cultivar Ventura chromosome 2, ASM990537v1, whole genome shotgun sequence genomic region:
- the LOC141707640 gene encoding uncharacterized protein LOC141707640, which produces MSATDGSSIATLLDANHPYYLHPSDNPGMVLTTVILDENNYSQWHRSMEIALSSKLKLGFVDGTYAQPASNTSLSVYWTRCNNMVTSWLLNSITANIRNSIVYMRSAKAIWDDLRVRYAQTNVPKLFSLRKEISRLTQGSLGISAYFTQFKTIHDELQCLTSTPRCICAKCTYTVNAKLDAHEDSIQLTQFLMGLNDSFNGIRGQILLMQPLPTLSQCYSMLLQDENQRGISGSLVTTESMTMQVKSRFQGKPFKKNTADTPVYCEYCHMTGHVKDKCFCLHGYPVWHKMHGKPKPKPKHLTSRTTIAAQSQTQENASNGVSATECDVQNTAQFQFSEGQCKQLQNSMRTTTSQDGSPYSSVNSTQFAGPYLDEGPRDW; this is translated from the exons atgtctgcaACTGATGGATCATCTATTGCTACTTTGTTGGATGCCAATCATCCATATTATCTGCATCCATCAGATAATCCTGGAATGGTTTTAACAACAGTCATACTTGATGAGAATAACTACAGTCAATGGCATAGATCTATGGAGATTGCTTTGTCTTCAAAGTTGAAGCTAGGTTTTGTAGATGGCACATATGCTCAACCTGCATCTAATACATCTCTGAGTGTTTACTGGACACGATGCAACAATATGGTTACTTCCTGGTTGTTGAACTCAATTACAGCTAATATCCGCAATAGTATTGTGTATATGAGATCTGCTAAGGCTATATGGGATGATCTTCGAGTACGATATGCACAAACAAATGTTCCAAAACTTTTTAGTCTTAGAAAGGAGATATCTCGTCTTACTCAAGGTTCTCTCGGCATCTCCGCTTACTTTACACAGTTTAAGACAATTCATGATGAATTGCAATGTCTTACTTCTACTCCTAGATGTATTTGTGCTAAATGCACTTATACTGTTAATGCTAAGTTGGATGCACATGAGGATTCTATACAGCTTACTCAGTTTCTCATGGGTCTCAACGATAGTTTTAATGGAATACGAGGCCAAATTCTGCTTATGCAACCTCTACCTACTCTAAGTCAGTGTTACTCAATGCTATTGCAAGATGAAAATCAAAGAGGTATCAGTGGATCATTGGTTACCACTGAATCTATGACTATGCAAGTAAAGAGCAGGTTTCAGGGCAAACCTTTCAAGAAAAATACAGCTGATACTCCAGTGTATTGTGAATATTGTCATATGACTGGGCATGTTAAGGATAAGTGTTTCTGTCTGCATGGTTATCCTGTTTGGCACAAGATGCATGGTAAACCAAAGCCTAAACCTAAGCATCTGACATCAAGAACTACAATTGCTGCTCAATCTCAAACTCAAGAGAATGCTTCAAATGGAGTGTCTGCCACTGAATGTGATGTTCAGAATACAGCACAGTTTCAGTTTTCTGAAGGTCAATGTAAACAGCTGCAGAATTCTATGAGAACTACTACTAGTCAAGATGGGAGTCCTTATTCTTCTGTGAACAGTACCCAGTTTGCAG GACCTTACCTTGATGAGGGACCTAGAGATTGGTAA
- the LOC141707638 gene encoding thioredoxin-like fold domain-containing protein MRL7 homolog, chloroplastic isoform X2, translating to MYLSAVKPYLRFNSCSTLYPCISPSLKSNHIRNNVRLSVSSKKSDLKPEHSHNGPHSKPKEIPQHQRSGASQNQVKEESDSKVFPSTIPKKPRRGRRSEAAAVEDFMRDSLERTFASIREQNSEVMMDKEQIMKEKIDDSVESDDAYEGNEESVKSKKMVVEEDNPDWPLDADVGWGIRASDYFEKHAIKNVVGEDGVEIDWEGEIDDNWVKEINCLEWETFAFHPSPLIVLVFERYNRATDNWKVLKELEKATKVYWRAKDRLPPRAVKVDINIERDMAYALKVKEGPQVLFLRGNRILYREKEFRTADELVQMIAHFYYKAKKPSCMT from the exons ATGTATCTTTCTGCTGTAAAGCCGTACCTTCGCTTTAATTCTTGCTCAACACTGTATCCCTGCATCAGCCCTTCTTTGAAAAGTAATCACATTCGTAACAATGTGAGATTAAGCGTTAGTTCCAAGAAGTCGGATTTGAAACCCGAACACAGTCATAATGGCCCTCATTCAAAGCCTAAAGAGATTCCACAGCATCAGCGAAGTGGAGCTTCACAAAATCAAGTGAAAGAGGAGTCTGATAGTAAAGTGTTCCCATCGACAATTCCCAAGAAACCAAGGCGTGGTCGAAGAAGTGAAGCAGCTGCAGTTGAAGATTTTATGCGAGATTCTCTGGAACGGACATTTGCATCCATTAGGGAGCAGAATTCAGAAGTTATGATGGATAAAGAACAGATTATGAAGGAAAAGATTGATGATTCTGTTGAAAGTGATGATGCTTATGAGGGAAATGAAGAGAGCGTAAAGTCAAAAAAAATGGTGGTCGAGGAGGATAATCCAGATTGGCCGCTTGATGCTGATGTAGGTTGGGGAATCAGGGCTTCTGATTACTTTGAGAAGCACGCAATAAAAAATGTAGTGGGTGAAGATGGTGTTGAGATCGACTGGGAAGGAGAGATTGATGATAACTGGGTGAAGGAGATCAACTGTCTAGAGTGGGAGACATTTGCTTTCCATCCCAGTCCTTTAATTGTCCTTGTCTTTGAAAGATACAACAG GGCAACTGATAATTGGAAGGTTTTAAAGGAGCTAGAGAAGGCCACTAAGGTGTACTGGAGAGCCAAAGATCGATTGCCTCCTCGG GCAGTCAAGGTTGACATCAACATTGAGAGAGACATGGCATATGCTCTTAAGGTCAAAGAAGGACCACAAGTATTGTTCTTGCGGGGAAATAGGATTCTGTATAGGGAGAAAG AGTTTCGCACAGCAGATGAGTTGGTTCAGATGATAGCACACTTTTATTATAAAGCAAAAAAGCCTTCGTGCATGACCTGA
- the LOC141707638 gene encoding uncharacterized protein LOC141707638 isoform X1, giving the protein MYLSAVKPYLRFNSCSTLYPCISPSLKSNHIRNNVRLSVSSKKSDLKPEHSHNGPHSKPKEIPQHQRSGASQNQVKEESDSKVFPSTIPKKPRRGRRSEAAAVEDFMRDSLERTFASIREQNSEVMMDKEQIMKEKIDDSVESDDAYEGNEESVKSKKMVVEEDNPDWPLDADVGWGIRASDYFEKHAIKNVVGEDGVEIDWEGEIDDNWVKEINCLEWETFAFHPSPLIVLVFERYNRFTIFVMSSALSLWSILDAHKLTGPNFADWLRNLRIVLMVEKLEYVLDSPKSTEPASDAHNDEHIVYRKWIDDANVAQCIMLASINIELHKQHEHMDAHTILMHLQELYDVAGRTARYEISKELFGCRMSEGSSVNDHVLKMINLIERLGQLGFAMDGEVSLDLVLQSLPSSFSQFVVNFHMNKLDVSLPELHNMLKTAESNFPPKKSYVLPIGEGSNPDRGG; this is encoded by the exons ATGTATCTTTCTGCTGTAAAGCCGTACCTTCGCTTTAATTCTTGCTCAACACTGTATCCCTGCATCAGCCCTTCTTTGAAAAGTAATCACATTCGTAACAATGTGAGATTAAGCGTTAGTTCCAAGAAGTCGGATTTGAAACCCGAACACAGTCATAATGGCCCTCATTCAAAGCCTAAAGAGATTCCACAGCATCAGCGAAGTGGAGCTTCACAAAATCAAGTGAAAGAGGAGTCTGATAGTAAAGTGTTCCCATCGACAATTCCCAAGAAACCAAGGCGTGGTCGAAGAAGTGAAGCAGCTGCAGTTGAAGATTTTATGCGAGATTCTCTGGAACGGACATTTGCATCCATTAGGGAGCAGAATTCAGAAGTTATGATGGATAAAGAACAGATTATGAAGGAAAAGATTGATGATTCTGTTGAAAGTGATGATGCTTATGAGGGAAATGAAGAGAGCGTAAAGTCAAAAAAAATGGTGGTCGAGGAGGATAATCCAGATTGGCCGCTTGATGCTGATGTAGGTTGGGGAATCAGGGCTTCTGATTACTTTGAGAAGCACGCAATAAAAAATGTAGTGGGTGAAGATGGTGTTGAGATCGACTGGGAAGGAGAGATTGATGATAACTGGGTGAAGGAGATCAACTGTCTAGAGTGGGAGACATTTGCTTTCCATCCCAGTCCTTTAATTGTCCTTGTCTTTGAAAGATACAACAG atttactatattcgttatgtcttctgcactatcactctggagtatactagatgctcacaagttgactggtcctaattttgctgactggcttcgaaacttgagaattgttctcatggttgagaagctggaatatgtgcttgactcacctaagtctactgaacctgctagcgatgcacataatgatgaacatattgtgtatcgtaagtggatagatgatgcaaatgttgctcaatgcatcatgctagcttccattaACATTGAGCTAcataagcaacatgagcatatggatgctcacactatccttatgcatctacaagagttgtatgatgtggcagggaggacagctcgatatgagatatcgaaggaactgttcggttgtaggatgtctgagggatcatctgtgaatgaccatgtacttaagatgatcaatttgattgaacgtcttggacaacttggttttgccatggatggggaggTGAGCCtagacttggtcttgcaatcacttccgagttcgttctcgcagtttgttgtgaactttcacatgaataagctggatgtcagcctgcctgaactccataacatgttgaagactgcggaatcgaattttccccctaagaagagttatgttcttccaattggtgaaggttccaatcctgaTCGAGGAGGATAA